In Symbiobacterium terraclitae, a single window of DNA contains:
- a CDS encoding GerMN domain-containing protein, translated as MLGRLLLVIMAAILVAGCSTPLPNAQPKSSLEHMDDSIEKQLLDLNERVQRLEESHSRLLNFRRSHIDLTSGVPGQIVVVYYWDYLTTDLLQPVEVLIPASVDPLRGAIEALVAGVPDAGLFSGIGSFPELLNVSIDGRTAILEFDEQLEGFEGGTGWATAVLTSLVYTATADPRVSNVMVLTSNRPAVLHGMVWDTPKERSPLVLPQRVGELIRYEGPEHPKESRGEL; from the coding sequence GGCTGCAGCACTCCACTTCCGAATGCGCAACCGAAATCATCTCTTGAGCACATGGATGACAGTATTGAGAAGCAGCTTCTAGATCTTAATGAAAGAGTACAAAGGCTTGAAGAATCCCATTCACGCCTCCTCAATTTCAGGCGCAGTCACATCGACCTTACAAGCGGTGTACCCGGGCAGATCGTGGTTGTTTACTACTGGGATTATTTGACGACCGATCTTCTGCAACCCGTTGAAGTGCTCATACCAGCCAGTGTCGACCCTCTACGGGGGGCTATCGAAGCCCTCGTTGCTGGGGTTCCTGATGCTGGATTGTTCAGTGGAATTGGTTCCTTTCCTGAGTTGTTGAACGTGAGTATAGATGGAAGAACGGCGATCCTTGAGTTCGACGAACAACTGGAGGGATTTGAGGGCGGAACTGGGTGGGCAACAGCTGTCCTCACTAGTCTTGTGTACACCGCCACGGCTGATCCACGAGTGAGTAACGTCATGGTCTTAACAAGCAATCGGCCTGCCGTCCTGCATGGCATGGTCTGGGATACCCCTAAAGAGAGGAGCCCCTTAGTGCTACCGCAGAGAGTTGGAGAATTAATAAGATATGAGGGGCCAGAACATCCAAAGGAGTCGCGTGGCGAACTGTAA